The DNA region GACGGTTAGTGCAAGTGATAACTAATTTCCTGAATAATGCGTCCAAATTTACGGCTTCGGGGTATATCAAACTGGGATACCGTTATCTGCCTGATACTTCGGAAGTGGCGATTTATGTGGAAGATACAGGCTGCGGCATTCCATATGCCGAGCAGAAGATGATTTTCAACCGGTTCTATAAACAAAATGAATTCTCACAGGGAACAGGTCTGGGACTTTCTATCTGCCAGGTGATTGTGGAGAAACTACAAGGAAGGATCGAACTGTGGTCGGAACAGGGGAAAGGGAGCAGATTTACAGTGGTGGTAAAGGCTACAAGCTACGAGTAACCTGTAGCCGGTAACTCGTAGCCCGTAGCTTATCGTGCTTTAGCGCGATAATACTCCAAGTTCTTTTCCTACCTTAATAAATGCTTCTATACACTTGTCCAGATGTTCTCTTTCGTGTCCGGCAGAGATCTGTACACGGATGCGTGCCTGGTCTTTCGGAACTACGGGATAATAGAATCCGGTGACGTAAATGCCTTCTTCTTGCATCCGGGCGGCGTAAATCTGTGAAAGTTTGGCATCATACAGCATCACGGCGCAGATGGCACTTTGTGTAGGCTTGATGTCAAATCCGGCGGCAGTCATTTTCTCGCGGAAGTAATTGACGTTTTCTACTAATTTGTCATGCAGGGCATTGCTTTCTCTCAGCATATTGAAGACTTCGATGCTTGCGCCGATCACGGCAGGAGCAACAGAATTGGAGAACAGATACGGGCGACTGCGTTGGCGCAGCAGGTCGATAATCTCTTTGCGTCCGGTGGTGAATCCGCCCATGGCTCCGCCAAAAGCTTTGCCCAGTGTACCGGTGTAAATATCCACACGTCCGTAAGTTTTGAATAGCTCGCTCACGCCGTGGCCTGTAGGACCTACTACACCGGCAGAGTGAGATTCGTCTACCATTACCAGGGCATCGTACTTTTCCGCCAGATCACAGATTTGAT from Bacteroides sp. MSB163 includes:
- the kbl gene encoding glycine C-acetyltransferase — encoded protein: MYGKMKEHLSNTLAEIKEAGLYKEERLIESAQQAAITVKGKEVLNFCANNYLGLSNHPRLITAAQKMMDHRGYGMSSVRFICGTQDIHKELEAAISDYFKTEDTILYAACFDANGGVFEPLFSEEDAIISDSLNHASIIDGVRLCKAKRYRYANADMAELEKCLQEAQAQRFRIVVTDGVFSMDGNVAPMDQICDLAEKYDALVMVDESHSAGVVGPTGHGVSELFKTYGRVDIYTGTLGKAFGGAMGGFTTGRKEIIDLLRQRSRPYLFSNSVAPAVIGASIEVFNMLRESNALHDKLVENVNYFREKMTAAGFDIKPTQSAICAVMLYDAKLSQIYAARMQEEGIYVTGFYYPVVPKDQARIRVQISAGHEREHLDKCIEAFIKVGKELGVLSR